The sequence ATGTAATTTTATACGACTGTATAAAATTATGACAATGCGGCTTGTAGAGCCGCCTTTTTCATCGTTTTGTACCCGGGTATATCTTTTGCTTTGGCCAACTTTTTGAGTTCGAGTAAGTTAACGCACAGTTCTGGTGGCATTCTGTTCTCATACCTAGGTATGGGTCTACCTCGAAGTGTATATCTCTCAGTAAACTCTTTATATTCATCATACACAGGGGGTCGGACGAGATCAAACAACTCCATCGCATTGATCCATCTTTGACTCAACTCATCTAAACTTTCTTTCGCTTTCCTATTCAAGAAGTGCGGCATTGTTAATGTCATTTATTCTGTAATGTCCGTGTGCCAAGCTATTTATTGAATCTAGGTAATAGCGTTTGTCGTCAAAAGCCGACAGAGTCTTTTTGCTGAATGTCCAATTTTTTATCTCGTGTAGTTTGGACTGGAGTGTCGTCATGGTTGCATTCGGAGCCGGATCTCCACTATCCAGGCATTGTTTGTAGGTATCAAACTTTAGGTTTTTGGTTATACACTTTTTCACTCCTTTGCATTTTGTCAGCCCCCAACCCTCACCCTCTACGCAGTATGACTTGGCTCGCAAAGCCACAAACTCCGCTATCGGTTTGCCACCACCTTCATCCTTGGGCAGACCTATCACTTTCTTGTTTTTCTCGCTGTAGCACGGATGATCATTAGGGTAGTTGCTCGTATCATACTTTTCAAGCGGCATTTCCTTATAAAAATCTTCCGTCTCAATTAATAACACTAAGCTGTCCGTGTCAGTATACATCATTCTAGCATCGGGGTATCGCCGTCGTATGTCATCGTAAAAGAATTCGTACATGAGCAGTATGGACAGATCTAAAATGGCCTGACCGACGTAAATAGGTTTGTTTAGGGTCACTGTAGATTTGCTCATGAGAATGGCCGCTAAGTTTTCATTAAACTCTTTCTTACACTTGAATCGCGGCTTATTTATGAGCTTTTGTTTGCGATTCATTTTAGTAGTCAACTCTACATCTATCCGTTTGCGAACATTCTCCTTCGATTTCCCGAATCCGGCATTGTTCATGAGCTTGAAAAATTCTTTCTTAAAATCAGTTTTGGCCTTTTTTCGAAGATCGGTGTTTAGTCGAATGTACGGCTCCATCCATGCACTTTCTTTAAACTTGAGAACTCGGTGTACTTTAGTCAGACGCAGacccttttttaaataatacttTAAGATACTGTGATGTACGATGTACTTGCGCTTATCTCGAAGGTTTGGCACCAGCTTAGCAACTTTTGCATAGCACGGCTCTCCAAGCTTGTCAAGCTCTCCCACATCGCGCATATACTCTGACCACTGATCAGGTTTCATTGATTCGGGTGCCAGCGGATAATCATTGTGTTCGTCGTGGAGCTTGTTTGGATATTCTAGATCTACCTCAGCCGTGTAACCTTCATCATCATTAATGTCTGGCAGCCCTTTCGATTTCACCCATTCGAAACCACCAGTCGGTAGCTTTTGCGACATGCCCCACCCGTACAGGTTATTCTCATCCAAGTACATCAGGTAGGTAGCTGGTTTCTTTTTATCATACCCCTCCACATAAGGATTGTTGGCCTTGGCGTATCGCAAGCCTCCGCATGTAGACACACCACCTCTTATACCACTCTCTACAAAATTGTACATGTCTACATCACTGATGAGCTCCagttattgttttgttattttaagcaATGCATCCCATGACAATGAGGGTGCTGAGATGTAGTGACACGGATCGAGACCATATACATCCATGGCTGTCGATCTATAGCTCTCAAAAACATCAGTCAAAAGCAAGACATCCGTCTTAAGATAGAGATCGTGATAATCACCCAAAGTCTCACACCCCAGCTCCTTCCACACTTTTTGAGCATGCAGGTAGTCACCTGGCTGCAAGCCCGCATAATTGTCTAGCGATGAGCTAAAGTGTATAATCTTTGGAAGTTGCTTTTCTTCAAACCGCTCATGAGAATCCATATACTCGTACGGATACACGCCCTTTCTCGCCAACAAGCCGTAGTGTTCCGGAAACTCCTGTTTCAGGTGCGGTAGATCATCTAGACCTTCCACCAATTTAGCCAATGAGCTATTGAGGTGTTGCATGCTATCGATAAACTTAAAGCAATCTATTCTCATTGACATGTACTTTTCATCCGTGTTTGCTATAACATCGATGCCCTTGTACCCTTCGTAAGCCTTGACAATTAAATGAGAGTCATACCCCTTGAGGTTGTGAAATATCACGTTAATCTTTTTTGTCTGTCTGTGCTTGAGATTGCAGCTATTATGCGCGGGGCCTCTGTATGACCCAGAGACATGATCATGATCTCTAACTAGCCAATCTTCTTCCGTAGCCTCGCGCCCACACATGTAGCACTCTGTCGCAGTTTTAAATTCTCGCTCTTGCTCCGTAGTGATTATTATTTTCGCGATTGGAATGCTATATATCAACTCTTCTATTCTATCCAGCTCTGCAAAGAATCTCTCCATGCAATCCTCACCCCTGTAAGTCTCAAACCTCAATGACTCTCCTAAGCTGTTCACCAGGTTTACGCCGTAGCCACACGCTGTATGGACTTTGGTATTTTTGTCTATAATAGACTCAAAGTCCGCGTAGACGGTGTAAGGCgccttttccatatttttaatgttcttaAACTTCATGACCGAGCCAGGTTCAGGCATCTTGACGACGCAAGTACCATCGTGAGCGGCTAGGCACCCTTTGATGTGGTCCTTAAATGTTCTCTCGCACGTTGAGTGGTGGAGACATCGTAGGCAGGTATACTTAGACTCTTTGTGCTCTGTCTGGGCATACATTAACGCTGACATACTCTTGATCCACATGTAGTGATTTTTATAAAGAATTAAATTCACCTCTGGGAGACCTTTTGCACTATCTGTATACAACCTGTCATCCGTGTGAACAATCTCCATTCCACCATCTTTCCACTCAAACACATTAATCACAAGTTTGTTCTTGTTAGCAAACTTTTGAATCTGGTCTATGGTGACCGGGTACTTTAACATTTTGGTATTCAAGCTGTTTTGATACGGCGTGTAATTTGATAACCTGTCTACGTGATCCGATGATGGGTATAGGCATGAAAGTATCGCCCACAAGAAGCACTTGTTATCATCCAAAGCCTCTGGatctatttcttttatttttttaactaacGCTGATTTCTCGGTTTTGGTAGTAAAAGGAATGTCCATAGATTTTGCAATCCGTTTTATCACTGCCATTGTTTTGGCACCTCCATTGTTGACGTTTATGATGGCATTTTTGTTCGCTAAAGCTTTAGGGGTTGGTTTGTACGTTCCACCTCTTAGAGGTTTCCACCGATAAATTTCCAAATAAAATCTAGATACTCGCTCCAAAATCCACCCCGAACCGTTGTTCGTAAATTCATCAATTTTTCTGATTATATTCGCTAGCTGTCTGTTTAATTCTTCATCCAGATTGGTTGATGCTAGGATTGGTACGGCGCCTTCTCTAGGGGTACCCCAGAATCGAGTGATTATAGTACCGCGCTCCAGATGGGAGAATGCAACTTCAGCACTTACGCGAAGTTTTTTAGTTCGGTTAAACGCATCATTAATTCTACCTATAATGACGGGTTTGGCGTGATTCCATACAAAGTCTATGTTGGCTGATTGATAACTGGATACATCTATAGTAGATTTGTTGGTGACCTCATCTACAAAAGTGGTTCTTATCTCCACCCGTGGCGCTCTGTCAACACCTCTCAATGCATCCACCAAGTCCGCTTTTTTCATACGCGGCCCAACTGTTATATCTCTGGCTCGAGCTAAAGATTTTAGATCTTTCATACTCAAGTCATCCACTGTAAGACGTTTCTTGCCATCGACAATATCCTTTAACTCGGCTTTTCTCAGCTTCGCTGTATTCCCAAACCCCATACGCTTCGCCTCCTCCCTCATCTGACTGGAGGTAGAGTCTCCATACAGGTTTCTCACATTGCGGAGGGCATCATCCGGGTGTGGCTTTTTGTAAGTACCGACTACCACTATTGGTATACCCTTACTAGTTTTACCAATCACTTTGGATCGATCGCCAGCACGATACGCGAGCTCCGCTTTGCTCATTTTGCTGTATCCCTTTACACCGCTTCGCTTGGCATCCTGTCGAAGCCAGCTCGTACTCCCCTCTCAATACAGATTTCTAATATCcatttattattacaaaacttTAAACGTTAGTCAAATCGATTGATGTAGGcttaaagaattttgtataataaaggaGGTACAAAAAGCAAGCATGACCAGCACTTAGGTCCTGCAGTCGCGTGCTCTTTGGCAGCCGTACCTTCTCTCCGTACAAATTTCTAATatccatttttttaaaatcccaaggattttaaaaactttaaattctaaACTTTTCCATCTTTAGACAAAAATTGCCAGGGCGAAAATTCTGGTCCAGAACCCCCATATTACATACTACTAAGGACTATGTATAGATTAATCAAACCCCGGATTGACAAGCTACCATTTTCTGATTTCTAACTATCTTTGCAAAGGTTTTTGATATCATGAAAAGTTTCACATGACTTCACATCTCATAAAACAATATCTTAGTGTTGGGGTTCTACAATGATGGTCTACTAACATAGACTAGAGGATTATTTTGACAATGATTCTAAAAGTATTATTGGTTGTTATGATTTTAGCCAATTCTCAAAAGGCTGTCTGTTGTACTAAGGGGTATTCTTTCACATCAACTTTAAGTAGTGCCATCTAATCATTAACTCAATATGTTATTTTCATTAACATTATAATAAGTATTGTTGATTATTCTCAGTTCTTTCTCTGGTAGTTAACTGGTATTCTGTATAAGTTCCCTCTTCTCTAAGATATCTGGTACTTTCCGTAACATCCTTGCATATCCCAACAGAGCGGAGTTTTCTTCTATTTTAAAATCTGTTGTTTTATCTATtactattaattattattattaacattattaatattatcacaCTCCTGATATCCTTAACAACGCTCTAACTAATATCaggttattattaatattatcacaatcctGATATCCTTAGCATTGAGACTAGGGGactcaaaataaaatagttatacCGGTAACCAGAAATCCAAGGCAGTAACTCTGTACTTTAGGCTGTCAATACAAAAAGACACAAGTTTGGCAGACAGGATTATGGCAGATTTGAGGACTGCTAATAGATTACTCAAACCTCAGATTAAGAAGCCACCATTTTCTGATTCTTAACTATTTTTACAAAGGTTTTTGATATCATAAAAGGCTTTATA is a genomic window of Watersipora subatra unplaced genomic scaffold, tzWatSuba1.1 SCAFFOLD_276, whole genome shotgun sequence containing:
- the LOC137410126 gene encoding uncharacterized protein, which gives rise to MYNFVESGIRGGVSTCGGLRYAKANNPYVEGYDKKKPATYLMYLDENNLYGWGMSQKLPTGGFEWVKSKGLPDINDDEGYTAEVDLEYPNKLHDEHNDYPLAPESMKPDQWSEYMRDVGELDKLGEPCYAKVAKLVPNLRDKRKYIVHHSILKYYLKKGLRLTKVHRVLKFKESAWMEPYIRLNTDLRKKAKTDFKKEFFKLMNNAGFGKSKENVRKRIDVELTTKMNRKQKLINKPRFKCKKEFNENLAAILMSKSTVTLNKPIYVGQAILDLSILLMYEFFYDDIRRRYPDARMMYTDTDSLVLLIETEDFYKEMPLEKYDTSNYPNDHPCYSEKNKKVIGLPKDEGGGKPIAEFVALRAKSYCVEGEGWGLTKCKGVKKCITKNLKFDTYKQCLDSGDPAPNATMTTLQSKLHEIKNWTFSKKTLSAFDDKRYYLDSINSLAHGHYRINDINNAALLE